Part of the Drosophila pseudoobscura strain MV-25-SWS-2005 chromosome 2, UCI_Dpse_MV25, whole genome shotgun sequence genome, GCATACAGCACCATACAGCACATACAGCAGAAAAAACGGCAAAGCCCAATGCCCAAAGCGCCAATGTCAGCAGAAATTGGCCGATGACAAGTTTCGTTTGGATTTCGCAAACATCAGCGATAAAGCCGAGGCAACGCTCCACCAACCCGCGCTGCCATGCGACATCGACATATTATCATTGATAGCATTGCGCGTACAGATTGAAGGGAAAGGAGGGGGCGGCACTGCAGAAACATAGAAACTTAACGCTGTTCACATTCTGGAAAGGCCTctgcctcccctcccctccctccggGCGAGTATGAAAGGGCGTTGTTTcttgttggccagcagctggttCACGGTGTCGGTGCACAGCATGGCATTGCCCCCGTCTCCACTGTGTTCCATGTGCTCCACAGCTTATCGAGTGTGCCATGATTAGAGCATGGCcatggggagagagagagtggaggtGTGAGAGTGCCAGGTACGCAGAGTGCAgagtgtacactgtacccCCCCTCCACTGTACTGTACCCTCTGTATATTGTCGGGTATTGAGTTGATTTGGATTACGTGTAGCCGCCAGAAGCTTcgaaccccagccccagcccagtCCCTCGTATCTTATCAGCGAAACAGCACTTCTTTGTTATCTGACGTGGAACCAGAGCCCCCCATTCAGTCCAGCGTGATGGCAATGTGACCGACCGACAACCCACAATAAATTGTGGGAGTATATATAGGTTGGTTGTATCTCCTAACCCATTTCCATCAAGGTACTCCCTTCCCataagagaaacaaaaaagatcCTTGTTCTAGTTTTGGGTTTTGCTGGCATTTGAAGTGGGGCTTTCGAACAGTAACTGTAGTTGCATTTGTAGATTCCCCACTGATGCCACAGATGCCTCGGAGATGTCCGATAAGCAATGCAAATCGGAACAATAAAATACACTTTGACAGCCGTGAGagggcctctctctctctctctctctttctctcgagtGATCGTTTGTGCGCGGAAATATACATTTAGTATATACTGTATTCTTTGTACAGTTATAGAGTACACATATCATTCGATGTACATTGATAAGCCCCTCAATGACTGCCGTCTCTCTATGGCTATAGGCTATGTTTAGCCATGTTCTCCCCCCTCGCACTGCCTCCCCGCCCCCAGAGACGGGGACTGTGGCTCATCATCAGCCATGTGTCACGTATTGTGCAAAAGTATGAAATACGTTTAAATGCGCCACCGACGAGactacaataataataataataatggcaacaactgcaacaacaatgaaAACCCAGCACAGATACAGCCACCTCGACGCTCTATGGCTGTTGGCCCCAGCGGTTGGGGGCTATGGGGAACGgccagggggggaggggttgcGGAGCAGAGAACGCTCGAGTGAGCGCTCGCTAAATCGCAAAccgaaatacaaaatacaaaaataagcGACGCAATTATGACATACAGCAatgaataaaaagaaaatatatatagtatctCCCATGACTACGGTTCCCCAACCCCGACCCCTGCATGCCACATGTAGTACGTGGATCCGGAGGCAAGTCAAGTGgacgcatcgcatcgcatcgcataggtcttttgtttgttatttatttctaAACAGTTCCTCTATCTCTATGGGCATGGGGCTGATTGGGCTCCACTAATCGAGTATTTAAAACATGTTAATGgattttcaattattatttGCTGAATTAACTCCAGAGGAAGTCAGAATAAGTGCTATTTATTTAAGATATTAATTGAAACATTCAAAAAGAGGCAGATCCACTTCGAATGGTTGTTTTAGATAAACATAAAACATAGGAGCATATCTGAAGCAGGAAtttgtcttctttttttatagaCTCCATGAAGCTGAACCAATTTGAGTCCCCGCCCCCCAATCCATACTCCTTTTGATGGCACAATTTAAACGATTCACTTTCAACATGTCCGGAAACTCAAGAACCACAACAAACCATTAATCGCGGAGGGGCCTAATGCCGCCGAAACGCACTGTCCCCACAGTCCGCATGGAACTTACGAGCGCGTACGTACGCATGTACTTCGACCCGAGACTACTTCGACTGATGCCGAAATGAAATGGTGGtggaattgttttttttttttttgtctttcgTTTAAACAAGTTTGCGCCGCAGAAAGACGAAAAGTCGATGAGTCGACGggaccgcaccgcaccgcaccgtaCCACACCCCGCAACACAAATGGGGAAAAATGTCAGTTGAAAGTTGTTAAAGCGCGCCAAAAACCGGTTTCAGGTCGATTGCAGAGAggaggctgccgctgccacaggaTGCAGCAATAGCAATGTGCGCGCGCccacgccgccgccaccgccagtgGGAGAAGCACTCGTTTTCTCCGGCGAGAATGTGTTGTGTGGAGTCGAGTCGTCGCAGCCGAGAAAACCTGTTGATGCCTTCAGGCGAGGCAGCAGGCACCgttccgtcccgtcccgttccaagagcgagagaaataTCAAATCAAACAACATGGGAAATCACATCGAACGCGaaagcaaacgcaaacgcaagcgagaggagaggagagacaTTATAAATCACCAACAACCACTAGCGCCGCAGCGGCGTACAGTAAATCTCGGCCGCGTATCTAACAGATACATTCTGAGTGTGTATGACGCGTTGCTACCTGAATCTGAAGCTGATGCCGAAGCCGAGTGCCCGAACCCGATCCAGTCAAGCCGCCGGCTGTctaacaacagaaacagaaatcgTATCGCATcgggctgcagcggcagccgggccgggccgggccggggaGCAGCCTGCCGCCAGTAACCAGCAAACGATGACGACGGCGGCCGTGTACATATCTTTTATGGTCggggattgggactgggactgggaatgggaatgggacgGGAACCGGTTTATCAACACGAATGGAGCAGACGACGACGCACGATaacagagcggcagagcggagcaAACGTACACGCTCAATGgcagagtttttttttccttgcctttcctttcctccTCTCTGCCTTTATTTTCACTTggttgtgtttctttttttttgccacaaTTTCAGGCAGGAAAAGCCATGTTCGCTTAAATTGTTTGTTGGCTTAATGCCACAATAACgacgcgctgctgctgctggctccaGCGACGAAccattcgtttcgtttcgattcgattccgccgggagcacgagcacgagctcGGCTCTGCCCTACGCTGGTATGAGTGCGTGTTCGTTCATGTTTTTGCGTTTGCATGTGGAAGCATgtactatgtgtgtgtgtgtgttcgtagAAAACACGTTTAAATAAGTCATGCGCATTTGTGTGCCGAAATATATTGTGTTGGGCTGGGGAGAAAATTTTTAAAGTCCTGATGCTGCAACACACGCTAGCATATAGAGGAAATTGAGGGGGAGGCCCCTAACTGCTAacccctcccctgcccccaccagtgccagtgcgaATGCAACTGCCATTGCGACTGCGTCGGAAAGCATTCGATGCCAAGCGGCGGGGGGACTGCGCTGCACTGCAACGATTTAAGGCCTCGGAGCTCGGAGCGGAGCTTGTTTTGCCCGAATTAACGGCTTCCTCTGCTGGTGCTGCgctgctcctctgcctctACTCATGACGTTGCGTTCCcgcgtttttttttgctgccttttctcttctttttgctttccgtttcatgcatatgcatatgcattaAAGCCGGCTCACAAAATGACGCCAAAAGCTACCACGCGGTTCGCTGCCATGTTTGTGCGCTCcacaaataattaattgagcacaaatatttaacatttaaTGTTGGGGAAAGTCTAGAGCAGCATTGCATCATAAATTAATGGCAATCGATTTCCAGCCAGATACGAGTAAAAACGTGGCGACatttatagttttttgttAGCGCATTAAAGTTACACTCAAACTTCTCAGATTTTAAATCGATCGAAATTAAGTGGCGAATAATGTGACCACAGGAAAAGGTGTTTCACCTGATCAACAATAGAAACGTCTGTGGAAACGTAAGTTCTCGAACATCTACTACCAACCgtatgtagatatgtatatatgccgGTTCCCCCCTTATTTGAATAACAAACACACTTTTTCCGCTGAAAACTGCCAGGTGTGCCGGCATAATTCCCGCTGCCAAATGGGGATTATGTATGGTGCACGATTGGTAGGAGCATTATGGGGGGACAAGCCACTTAATTTGTTGCCTGTGGGACTGACATTGCCCAATTTTTCATTAGTGTGCTGCGGTCTTGTCTTTTATATTGATTCGAGGAGCACTCTAGTCTGCGAATGACGCAAATCGAAAAACTGCAAGCtggcacaaaaaataaaacaaaatacagtTTATATGTGTAGCCCTCGCACGCTTACGAATTGCTGATGTTTCGGAAAGCATTTGGCAGAACAGCAGCCCGAAAGTGTGTGCGGCGGTCGCTGTCTGACGAGACGGCAAGGGACAGGGGAAAACCCGCGTCGGTCAATTGGCCCGCAGATCGATACGAAGGCGGCACAGAccatagagacagagacagagccagcaGTGTCAATGTAGTAtgtgtttgtttgcatttgtttcatagacatttaaatttaaacgcTTGCTTCTATTTTGGTATTTCGGTGGCTTGCTTTCGCTTTGCTTTGTTCTACCTACCCTACCATCCCCCCGCCATGTGCCTGTGGCCTGTGCTGCTTGCCAGCGAGTGTGAAATTCTTTGGGCAGGTGTGCATTTTTTCACGCGCGCAgtcagcaacaaacaaaacggaaAACACCCATCGAAAATAAAGTAAAACGAAATGATaacaagagaaagagagagagcgagaagggGGCATGACAAGTGCGGGGGTTAGCGGGCACTAGCATTGACAATAAATATCTTCTACAGCTGGGGATTGGTGGACTAGAGAAGGGGGGGCGCACTGGGGGTGGACTGTTTCAGCAGCACAACAATCAAATTTATTATTGCCCGAAAATGGTCGGTGGGAGGGGAACGCTTTCGAGAGCTCTCTTCGCCCAGACGGAAATGTTGTGTGTTATGCCAAGTGATAATAAACGGAACAGCATGTACAGTTTTGTTTTCGATGCAGAATAGCGGGCGGCAGGGCAGGCAGAACAATGCAAATGCTCAAAGGGATATTTCTGTATGTGTTTGTAACTGTAATAATTCCCCAATGTTGCCAGTTTAGCTTTTTTCAAGCTATTTAATTGACACATTACGAAGAAGAGGGAAAGAACAGCGGGCCAGAGTTCataacaataaaatttaaCTGTTCTCCTCCAATACCGCAAACTTAGCCTTTTTCAAGCTGTTTATCTGTATTTCATGTCAAGAATGAATATTTTTCCGTATATTTTTCACACGAtgcacatttttttatttcagctaatcatgaaaaaaaaaaacaataataaacactctagcatttatttttgtgccGATCTGTCTATTCCGCATAAAGTGGCATCCCTGAAAATCACCAATATTCCCGTTGCAAATATGGGTGGGCGAAGCAGCAGGGGAGCTGGCGGGGGACAAGTAGAGTTGCTCTTCTCTGTCTGCCTTTCCATGTGTGTGCATACaatcatgtgtgtgtgcgtgtgtgtgtgagatgGGTACAGGCACGTCGGACAGTGAAAGGGCAAACCAACGACAAAAACACGACAAGCGaaaaaattgtaataaaaCTAGAAACAAGCTTCAATTTGAATGGAAAAGAAGAAGGGGTGACACTGTGCGGTGGGTTAGGGTTTAGGTGGGTGCATACAATATTTATGGACATTGACAGTAGTAACTTTATCAAATCGAATTCCTTTTCAGACCCATTCTCTGATGTTATTTTCAGagtgttttgtgtgtgagtgtaaatccatgcatgtgtgtatgcgcatataaacaaaacacaaTGCGAAAATGTATTTCCAGCGGCAGCCATGGATTTCCAATCAATATGCAGGCAAAACTATTTATATCCATCCACTCAGCGCCCAGCGCGCCGACTGACCAACCAACCAAACCATTCAAGAGGGAAGAGATATAACTTTAATGCGCACACGTCACGAGAACGACAGTGGGGCCGGGCAGGGCCGAGCCGGGCCCGCTTTAAGCGCTTTAAAGCGTCGCTCGGGCCGGGTCGCTTCGTCATTTTCAAGTGCTGAACGAGAAGCGGCACAGGAGCGAGTAGTAAGGGAGGGGGCTGCTCCAACAAGGAGGCACTTTCACCCTTTAAAGGACCAAAAACCTCGTAGAAATGTGTCAACACGGCCCCGGGAGTCCGAGGAGGAACTGGCTTTAGTTTACAGGCTGGCTCGCTCTGACTCCCGCGCTAAatgcggtggcggcggcaaaACAACGATGAGACAGCATGTTGCAGTAGTATGGGTTCTGTATAACCATGCCAGGGAAAGGGGAGGGGTCGTTGCGCAGTGAACCTTGCGTGTATATTGTCActcggcaggcaggcaggcgggcaggcaatCGCTGGCAGccgcaggggcagcggcagaaggcaaaaacaagaaatagaCACAAACGCATATTTCAATCGTACGAATgaatgtgtatctgtgtgcgagTCAAGCCGAGTCGTATGGGAAATTATTgcacaattttatttatgttttgcAGAGAATATTATGGCACgcacactcactcactcacttacTCGACAGAACTGTGCATTAAATTATAACAACGTTGTTGTGTGTATCGTGTacatactcacacacacacatgcacacgcaaAATAGTTCCGCTTTAAAATTCATCAGAATTCTGCACGTTTAAATTTTTCTTGTACACGTTTatcgcgcacacacactcacacgcatACAAATACAGGGGTTAATGCAAACACAGGCATACTTGAGTtgctggcaaacaaaaagacaAATCAAGTAAATAGGTATCCGTGAAAATGCATCAGAAATCAGATCATAGTATTATTAAACAGCGACGCACATATTTTTCGCttattttattgctttttcctttttctttgtggtggcggcgacggcggcgtcCGCAGCACTATCGTTTTTTGCGAGTTTGCAATTGGGCGAAATTCACGTGCCAAACACTATGCCACACACTATTTTCGAGTAGAAACACTTGGCGGCCATGTTTATACACAAGTTGTATCtatttttcattaattatAGGCACTTTTTAGATAGTtttcaacaaattttttaCCAGCAACGCGTCCAAATTCCACTCGCAGCTTTCAAAATGGCGGAATACGAATACGgcaatttttagtttttagtacAGCAATGACGCGATGCTACTTGCTACCGCGATGCTACTCGTTGCCGCGTATTGTAATGCATGCGCTCTTAGAGCTCGACCAAATAGAACACACACCTGCGAATATTTGTTTATCCAACTTATcacaattaatttattaaattgcaCAAGATTTTACACGAATAATATATTTGCTTCTCCACTTGCACACATAAATTATTCTCTTCTGACCGGAGTTGCCATTCGCGCGTCGACGCTCCCACGCACATTCACACGGAATATGGTGACTCAAATAAATTCCTCGTATAAACAAACTCAAATCAAAGGAAAAACGATAGTAACAATAATGAAAACACCtcttaattttaattaattttattgttttaattgGGTTTTCAAGCGGTCCGAACGCAGCTGGTACCAAGCGGCAAAGTAAAACGATACCTGCCGGGGTATCGATTACGATAAAGTACTCGATTGCTGCCTGCGAGGAATGGAATGCACTGCAGCGATACATCGATGACATCAATTTCATTTGTGCAGGAAAAGAAGAGgaacaaagcaaaacacaaAGAAAGGAGAGAACGGCGAGAGGAGAGCACTAGAAAAATTAGACACTactgaaattgatttaaagCAGCCTTTCCTTGGAACAACATCGCCGACATGTCAGCTAGAAGAGCAACCCACGCAGGCAGTTGGTACACGGATGCAGGTCAGTAACGGAATATGGGGAGGAACAAAACTCATATGTCAGCCTGCATATGTGGGCGTGTGAATATTCTCACACATATACTGCATACATACAGAGACTTGTGTACACGTATGtaagaattttatttaattttttttttgataaaatAAAGAATCAAAAGCAACACTGCTCATAACGTTATCATGTCGCAGGGGCCAACGTCATCGAATGAGTAAAATGGAGTTTAAAAATTGGATTCTGGCTTGGTGCCGACCGCATTGCGTATCTCGTCCATGCGATCGTATGCAATTTCCGTGGCCCAGCAGAGGCGCTTCTCCAGCTCGTTGCTGCGCCGGCGCTGCTGCTTCAGTGCGTCCAAACCGTGCTCCAGCTGCGTGCAGGCCTGGAAGAACGTACTCAGTTCCGGAATGTCCCCAAACTCCCCGGGGTGGCGGCGGAAGCCTTGGCTCACGTCCGTGGTCAATTTGTCCAGGCTATTCTTCACGTAGTGGGCGTCGAACACTTTCTGCAACTCTTTGGTGGCCACCTTGCCCATCTCGTTGGTGGAGCTGTTCAGGTGCAAGTCGCGTATGCGGCTCTTGAGGCCGCTGAAGTTGATCGACTGGAACTTCTCGCCTATGCCCTGGAACAGCTCGTAGCTTTGCTTCAGCTCTAGCTGCACCTTCTGCAGGTCTACGTCGATGCTCTTGGCCGCCGACGAGTCCATGAACTCGGCTCGGAGAGTGCGATCCGTGGGCGGGACATCCCACTTGCCGGTCTCGAGCGCAGCCTTGAGCGACGCCGAAGAAGATGATGTCGATGGATCCGACTCCTTTTTCTGAGCATCACCACTAGCGAGCCGTGCCTCTGCTGACTTTGCGCCCTCCTCCCGCTTGTGTGCGGGCTGTTTGGGGAATGTCACGGTCTTCTTTGGCTTGCCGGTAGCTTGCCTTCCGGCACCAAAGATGGGCAGTGGATTGGGCCTCAACAGTGTTTCATACGACAACTTTCGTTCAGGATCTTTTGCCCTGCCATGGAGAGAATATCGCTTTACCTCAAATAACGGGCAACGAAAACTGACGAAAGGAAACTTACTCTTCCGCTATAATGGCCGTCAGTTCGTTTTGGATGCGTTTTAGCAGCTCATCGCTCTGTTTTTCCTTTACTATGTCCATGtcgtaaaatatatgtaactaAAATTTAAGGAGAATATTCAATCGCTGCTATTTTGTAGgagttctgctctgctctagCACTGAACAGAAAGTGATGaagtttattgtttgtttgctgctaGGCAACGCCAGGCCAACTGAATCTGTTTCACTTGTTTTGCAGGTTCCGAGCTCTCCAGGCAGTTGGATCGCTGGCTGGGCGCCGCAGAGCTGTCGCATGGCCCCGCCCGTGCCATCATTGCACCGTGAGTCTAAGTCAAACATTGAGGAGGGGATGGGTCCCACTTGACTACTTTTTGGCACTTCACTTCCATTGCAGACATGCCGGCTATACCTACTGTGGGGCCTGCTCAGCCTTTGCCTATCGCCAGATCAGTCCAGTTGTTGTGTAAGGAatcatccgcagcagcaggatcCGCAtctttaattggttttttttgcttgcAGAAAACGCATCTTCATTCTGGGTCCCTCGCATCATGTGCGTCTGCGCGGCTGTGCCCTGTCCGTGGCGAAAAAGTACAAGACTCCTCTCTACGATCTCAAAATTGACATTCAGAGTGAGTTTTCGGTGCTCTGCCAGCCGCTGGAATCATTGTTTTACATCTGTTTTTCCAGTCAACGCTGAGCTGGAAAAGACGGGCCAGTTCTCGTGGATGGACATGAAGACGGACGAGGACGAGCACTCTATTGAGATGCATTTGCCCTACATAGCCAAGGTCATGGAGGAGTGAGTTCAATAATTATAGACTTCTAGGCTAGGCTCGGGGGGAAGGTGGGCGGCGTTTCTGTCTTTAATCTGCGTGTGAAACGGCTTCGGCTTGGTGTCGCTTTGGCCACTTGCTGctgcagtcattgcatatcATATACTGGTCTTGGAAGGGAGAGGAATCAATGAATCCTCTTTTGTCTGTGGCTCTCAGTCCGTTTAGTCCGTTCACCATAGATGGTGCTTCTTCCTGTCGAATATAACCGCTTTTGGAGTGGAAAACTCTTTGTATTGTCCAGGCTACGATCGGTGCCCTTCTCGCCCTTCGATTCTCCGGCCTAAGCCGAAGACTAGACTTGCATCTCTGTTGTGTGCTAATCAAGAAACGTATTTGCTGCAGCTACAAGGACCAGTTCACTATTGTGCCCATTCTGGTGGGGTCGCTCAATCCCGAGCAGGAGGCGCAGTACGGCAGCCTTCTGTCCACGTACTTTATGGACCCGACGAACCTGTTTGTGATATCCTCCGACTTCTGCCATTGGGGTCAACGCTTTAGCTACACCTACTACGATCGCTCCTGCGGCCAAATACACAAGTCCATCGAGAAGCTGGACAAGCAGGGTATGGACCTCATCGAGACGCTCAGCCCCACGGCGTTCACCGAGTACTTGAGGAAGTACAACAATACGATATGCGGCCGCCATCCCATCGGAGTGATGCTGGGCGCCGTCAAGGCCCTGCAGGATCAGGGCTACGACAAGATGAGCTTCAAGTTTCTGCAGTATGCCCAGAGCAGTCAGTGCCTGGACATGGAGGACTCCAGCGTCAGTTATGCCTCCGGCTCCCTTGTCTTTGAGTTTTGAATGTGCGCCCGTAAAGTATTTTGGCAGCTTCGTAGCATCCCGTTTGTGGATTTAAGTATAAAGAGATTTTTAAAGAATTACtagcaaaaaattgaaaatttgaaaaattcaaaatggaaaaataaaaaccaattaTTATCACATCTTCGCGTAGATCAAGAGTTCCATCTAagtaaattttcttttattttttctcttttttgttgaaacATCGAAATTGACTTTTAAGCCATTTTGAATCATTTCTTGGATGCgtttccagtttccagtttCCTGCTTTTCGTGTTCGTTtcctttaatttaatttacgtCTTATCAATGAAATGTCTGCGTAATGGGGCGTGGCGTGGGGCGGGCGCGGGCATGGGTGTGAGGGATGCGTTGGgctcttgttgttgtgtttgtcATGCGATCATCATCTTCCAGGTCCTGCCGTTGCTGTGTGTTTACCACCAggaggcagcggcggcggcggctacGCCTCCAGCTGTTGCATCCGCCACGAGTGCATCATTGGGGCCGCCCCCGGTTCCGTTCAGACGCGAGCACTGCTCGGCATCGCTCGCTATCTGCAGGGCAT contains:
- the LOC4801407 gene encoding protein MEMO1; translation: MSARRATHAGSWYTDAGSELSRQLDRWLGAAELSHGPARAIIAPHAGYTYCGACSAFAYRQISPVVVKRIFILGPSHHVRLRGCALSVAKKYKTPLYDLKIDIQINAELEKTGQFSWMDMKTDEDEHSIEMHLPYIAKVMEDYKDQFTIVPILVGSLNPEQEAQYGSLLSTYFMDPTNLFVISSDFCHWGQRFSYTYYDRSCGQIHKSIEKLDKQGMDLIETLSPTAFTEYLRKYNNTICGRHPIGVMLGAVKALQDQGYDKMSFKFLQYAQSSQCLDMEDSSVSYASGSLVFEF
- the LOC4801408 gene encoding uncharacterized protein codes for the protein MDIVKEKQSDELLKRIQNELTAIIAEEAKDPERKLSYETLLRPNPLPIFGAGRQATGKPKKTVTFPKQPAHKREEGAKSAEARLASGDAQKKESDPSTSSSSASLKAALETGKWDVPPTDRTLRAEFMDSSAAKSIDVDLQKVQLELKQSYELFQGIGEKFQSINFSGLKSRIRDLHLNSSTNEMGKVATKELQKVFDAHYVKNSLDKLTTDVSQGFRRHPGEFGDIPELSTFFQACTQLEHGLDALKQQRRRSNELEKRLCWATEIAYDRMDEIRNAVGTKPESNF